The Klebsiella quasivariicola region GACGGTGACTTACAACGATAACGGCACAAAACGCCAGGTGATGTATGAAGGTTCCCTCGGCGGGATGATCGTTCCCTACGGCGACCCGGACGTCGGCTGGTATTTCAAAGCCTACCTCGACTCCGGCGATTACGGCATGGGCACCCTGACCTCGCCGATCGTGCGTGGCAAAGATGCGCCATCGAATGCGGTACTGCTGGATGAAACCATCGCCGATTACACCGGCAAACCGACCACGATTCCAGGCGCGGTCGCCATATTTGAACGCTATGCCGGGCCGGAATATAAGCATCTGGAAATGGGCAAACCTAACGTCAGCACCGAGCGCCGGGAACTGGTGGTGCGCTGGATCAGTACCGTCGGCAACTATGATTATATCTTTGACTGGGTGTTCCACGACAACGGCACCATCGGCATCGATGCCGGCGCCACCGGGATTGAAGCGGTAAAAGGCGTGCTGGCGAAGACCATGCATGACCCCAGCGCCAAAGAGGATACCCGCTACGGGACGCTGATCGACCATAATATTGTCGGCACCACTCACCAGCACATCTATAACTTCCGCCTCGACCTCGACGTGGACGGCGAAAACAACACCCTGGTGGCGATGGACCCGGAAGTGAAGCCCAACACCGCCGGCGGCCCGCGCACCAGTACCATGCAGGTGAATCAGTACACCATTGACAGCGAGCAGAAAGCGGCGCAGAAATTTGACCCTGGCACCATTCGCCTGCTGAGCAACACCAGCAAAGAGAACCGCATGGGCAACCCGGTCTCTTATCAGATTATCCCTTACGCCGGCGGTACGCACCCGGCGGCGACCGGCGCGAAGTTCGCCCCGGACGAGTGGATCTACCATCGCCTGAGCTTTATGGATAAACAGCTATGGGTGACGCGTTACCACCCGACAGAGCGTTATCCGGAAGGGAAATACCCTAACCGTTCCGCCCACGATACCGGCTTAGGCCAGTATGCTCAGGATGATGAGTCGCTGACCAACCACGACGACGTCGTGTGGATCACCACCGGCACCACCCACGTGGCGCGCGCCGAAGAGTGGCCGATCATGCCGACCGAGTGGGCGCACGCCCTGCTCAAGCCGTGGAACTTCTTTGACGAAACCCCAACGCTTGGCGAGAAGAAAAAGTAATCTTAACCCGCGGTA contains the following coding sequences:
- the tynA gene encoding primary-amine oxidase, giving the protein MANGLMFSPRKTALALAVAVICAWQSPVFAHGSEAHMVPLDKTLQEFGADVQWDDYAQMFTLIKDGAYVKVKPGAKTAIVNGKSLDLPVPVVMKEGKAWVSDTFINDVFQSGLDQTFQVEKRPHPLNSLSAAEIGEAVTIVKAAPEFQPNTRFTEISLHEPDKAAVWAFALQGTPVDAPRTADVVMLDGKHVIEAVVDLQNKKILSWTPVKGAHGMVLLDDFVSVQNIINASSEFAEVLKKHGITDPGKVVTTPLTVGYFDGKDGLQQDARLLKVVSYLDTGDGNYWAHPIENLVAVVDLEAKKIIKIEEGPVIPVPMEPRPYDGRDRNAPAVKPLDITEPEGKNYTITGDTIHWRNWDFHLRLNSRVGPILSTVTYNDNGTKRQVMYEGSLGGMIVPYGDPDVGWYFKAYLDSGDYGMGTLTSPIVRGKDAPSNAVLLDETIADYTGKPTTIPGAVAIFERYAGPEYKHLEMGKPNVSTERRELVVRWISTVGNYDYIFDWVFHDNGTIGIDAGATGIEAVKGVLAKTMHDPSAKEDTRYGTLIDHNIVGTTHQHIYNFRLDLDVDGENNTLVAMDPEVKPNTAGGPRTSTMQVNQYTIDSEQKAAQKFDPGTIRLLSNTSKENRMGNPVSYQIIPYAGGTHPAATGAKFAPDEWIYHRLSFMDKQLWVTRYHPTERYPEGKYPNRSAHDTGLGQYAQDDESLTNHDDVVWITTGTTHVARAEEWPIMPTEWAHALLKPWNFFDETPTLGEKKK